CCACCACCTGAGTCGCGGTGGACACAAACTCCTTTTCAAGCTCAACCCTGCTTGGATGGTCCTCGTTAGCGTAGGTTCCCTCGATCACGATGGCGTCTAAATTCCCCAACTCCGTTTCAGCTGAATCGATAAGCCTCGTGGGAGCGGTGTTAAAGTCACCTGTGTAGAGGATTCTAGACTCCGACTCCACTAAGACCTGGCTGCTTCCAGGAATATGACCCGCGTTCAGAAGCTTCACCTCAGCGTTATGGAATTTTACTGGTTCACGGTGAGATAACGCCACAGCCTTGTTTAACATGCTCTCCAAGTCTATATACTCATACGGCAGGTAGTAGCCGCTTAAATGTATAAAGTCTCGGATCAAGAGGTCAGTTAACTTGAAGGTCGGCTCAACAGCGTATATGGGCATGTCCCCGCTTAAGTAAAGCAATGGAGTTAACCCACTATGATCTAGATGCGCATGAGATAGGAAAATGGCCTCAACATTCCTCGGAGGGATGTGAACTGGAAAGCCTATCTCGCTGTTCATCATCACCCCGTAGTCGAGCAGCAAGTATTTATCATTCGAAACCTCCACCGCTACAGCGGATCTCCCTACCTCACCGCAAGCCCCTAAAAACTTCACTTTCAAACCTTACACCCAAGTAAATTCGAATTAACCGAGCATTGAAACGCTTAAACCCGTAAGTGACGAGAGATAACCTCACCGATTTAATCTAATAGCCAAACTATAGAATATAAGCCCTTTATAAACCCCTCGACGGGGGCTCTTCCTCTCGAGGTGTAAGGCTGACCACATGCAAAGCCGACCCACCTGCCTCCCCAACCACGCCTAGTGACTGTTCCATCAACTACGCTAAAACACGGTGCACGTCGACTGTGAGAGGTCATCCTAACTCAAAAGCCACCTTTTGGATGTAAGTTCCAACGAAACCTCCTTGATTCATTAATTCAATAGGTAAGATTAAATATCACCGGTTGGCGTTCATGTTCTCAATAACCGCTTGCTTAAAGAGGATAACCAGTGGCAGTGAACTTAATCTCGAAAGGCAAGAGCTTCAGAGGATGTACGTTTATCACGGGGTTTCATGGAATAGGTGAAACAGGGTACATCGCCGTATCCTATCTGGTTCACGCGTTAAACGCTCATAGAATAGGTTTCATCGACGTGGAGAGGCCTCCGCCATTCGTCACCGCCTCCGAGTCCGGGCTTACAACGCCCTTCGAAATCTACCGGCGGGGTAATATCGTTCTGCTCAAACTGGAGTTTCCTCCCCACAGGTCTGAGGAAGCTCAAATGCTGAAAACCATTTCATCCTGGGTGGTTAAGAAGAAATTTAAGGAGGCGGTTTTGATAGGAGGGTTGGACATATCCTTCAAGTCTGATGAAAGCGAGATTAAAATCGTCCCCACAAGCGCGTACTTGAATAAACCGAGGCGTGTGAAGAAACCCATTTTAGATGAGGGTTTATTCGTCTTCGGGCCCTTAGCGGTGTTGCTCAGCGAGTTTGAGATCCACAACTTTCCAGCGGTAGCGATTCTGCCATACGCCCAGGCGAACAGGGCTGATCCAGGCGCCGCCGCCGTGGCCATAAACATGATTTCGAAAATGTGCAACCTTAAAGTGAACACTGAGGACTTGGAGCGTGACGCTAAGGAAATCGAGGAGGAA
Above is a window of Candidatus Bathyarchaeia archaeon DNA encoding:
- a CDS encoding MBL fold metallo-hydrolase; protein product: MKFLGACGEVGRSAVAVEVSNDKYLLLDYGVMMNSEIGFPVHIPPRNVEAIFLSHAHLDHSGLTPLLYLSGDMPIYAVEPTFKLTDLLIRDFIHLSGYYLPYEYIDLESMLNKAVALSHREPVKFHNAEVKLLNAGHIPGSSQVLVESESRILYTGDFNTAPTRLIDSAETELGNLDAIVIEGTYANEDHPSRVELEKEFVSTATQVVEDGGTVLVPAFGVGRSQEVISILTQYDFPYPVYVDGMALKAIRILLNYPEALRSPELFKKAVERVEWINKWKDRRKAAKTPSVIVSPAGMLKGGAAVFYMEQIAREKKNAIILVSYQIPGTPGSILLEKRKFMLHGRSRRVDAQVFRFDFSSHAGRRELHEVLKSLDRGTKVFVVHGEKANCRALSSFAEKELGLEAYAPDAGDEFDV
- a CDS encoding PAC2 family protein, whose translation is MAVNLISKGKSFRGCTFITGFHGIGETGYIAVSYLVHALNAHRIGFIDVERPPPFVTASESGLTTPFEIYRRGNIVLLKLEFPPHRSEEAQMLKTISSWVVKKKFKEAVLIGGLDISFKSDESEIKIVPTSAYLNKPRRVKKPILDEGLFVFGPLAVLLSEFEIHNFPAVAILPYAQANRADPGAAAVAINMISKMCNLKVNTEDLERDAKEIEEEVNRRVTQARESMKGVYI